One segment of Danio aesculapii chromosome 3, fDanAes4.1, whole genome shotgun sequence DNA contains the following:
- the pigq gene encoding phosphatidylinositol N-acetylglucosaminyltransferase subunit Q, with protein MVLKIFFPQCCNTADSGLLVGRWIPGHNSAVILAVVHYPFIPGQVKKYLSEIQSQTQVDLAVLGSWSMPKEGQEGLDSFLKDLSTIFPQKCWLQLSREIGKRGFTCRVVQNNGMLLQDKEQKSDVDGSEEDKIILVHYDQRKVMLSQLHPVQEAEQKSDIEPSELRLVFQTVAQSQPLFFLDKYDDGPMKLTHWQSEGREASIIAELLKQASVPVCICLTWLLSLWLWFCSFRILNLPPVKFITSKLSTCVQSGYRAVHFKTVFSPKKADTHMDFMRKANIFVSFLVDIALGLLLISWLYRENRISKLANTLVPVADHVAKELQQLLEWLMGAPAGLKMNKALDQVLGRFFLYHIHLWISYIHLMSPFIERILWYVGLSACLGLTFALSILSDIVALLTFHIYCFYVYGARLYCLKIYGLSSLWRLFRGKKWNVLRQRVDSCSYDLDQLFIGTLLFTILLFLLPTTALYYLVFTLLRLVVVLFQGVIHLSVDFINSFPLFAIGLRICRPYRLAEGVKFNVLCEESGSPLHLMMEINPLKCSSVLQRYRTPTYSCYPKDSWAALCKKLFVGELIYPWKQKTDKTD; from the exons ATGGTGCTGAAGATCTTCTTCCCCCAATGCTGCAACACTGCTGATAGTGGCCTGCTGGTCGGGCGCTGGATCCCAGGACACAATTCTGCTGTGATACTAGCTGTCGTTCACTATCCATTTATCCCCGGACAGGTGAAAAAGTACTTGAGTGAGATCCAGAGCCAGACTCAAGTGGATCTCGCCGTCCTGGGTTCCTGGAGTATGCCAAAAGAAGGTCAGGAAGGACTGGACAGCTTCCTAAAAGACCTGAGCACCATCTTTCCTCAGAAATGTTGGTTGCAGTTGAGCCGTGAGATTGGCAAAAGAGGCTTTACGTGTCGGGTGGTTCAAAACAATGGGATGCTTCTACAGGACAAAGAGCAGAAGAGTGATGTAGATGGCAGTGAAGAAGATAAGATCATCCTCGTTCATTATGACCAAAGGAAGGTGATGCTGTCGCAACTTCATCCTGTGCAAGAGGCTGAACAAAAGTCTGATATCGAGCCGTCAGAGCTGCGCTTGGTCTTCCAAACAGTTGCTCAAAGTCAGCCTCTGTTTTTCCTGGATAAATACGACGACGGGCCGATGAAACTCACCCACTGGCAGTCTGAAGGCAGGGAGGCTAGTATTATTGCAGAGCTTCTGAAACAAGCATCTGTGCCGGTGTGCATCTGCCTCACGTGGTTGCTTTCTCTGTGGCTTTGGTTTTGTAGCTTCAG GATTTTAAATTTACCTCCTGTGAAGTTCATTACAAGCAAGCTGTCCACGTGTGTTCAGTCGGGTTACAGGGCCGTTCATTTCAAGACCGTTTTCTCCCCTAAAAAAGCTGATACACACATGGATTTCATGAG AAAGGCAAACATTTTTGTGTCTTTCCTTGTGGACATAGCTCTTGGTTTGCTGCTCATCTCATGGCTGTACAGGGAGAATCGTATCAGCAAATTAGCTAATACTCTGGTACCTGTGGCTGAT CATGTGGCCAAAGAGCTCCAGCAGCTGTTAGAATGGCTGATGGGAGCTCCTGCTGGACTGAAGATGAACAAGGCTCTCGATCAAGTGCTGGGGAGGTTCTTTCTTTACCACATTCATCTGTGGATCA GTTACATCCACCTGATGTCTCCTTTCATTGAGAGGATCTTGTGGTACGTTGGACTCTCAGCCTGCTTGGGACTGACTTTTGCGCTCTCCATCCTGTCCGACATTGTGGCCCTTCTGACTTTCCACATCTACTGTTTTTATGTGTATGGGGCACg GCTGTACTGTCTAAAGATCTACGGTCTCTCCTCACTGTGGCGGCTATTCAGGGGAAAGAAATGGAATGTATTGAGGCAGAGGGTGGACTCATGCTCATATGACCTGGACCAG CTGTTCATAGGCACTTTGCTTTTTACAATTCTGCTGTTCCTGCTGCCCACCACTGCCCTCTATTACCTGGTCTTTACCCTG CTGCGGCTGGTGGTAGTTCTGTTTCAAGGTGTGATTCACCTCAGTGTCGACTTCATCAACTCTTTCCCCCTGTTTGCCATCGGCCTGCGCATCTGCAGACCATACAGACTGGCAG AGGGCGTCAAATTCAATGTGCTTTGTGAGGAGTCAGGATCTCCGCTTCACCTGATGATGGAG ATCAACCCATTGAAGTGCAGCTCTGTACTACAGCGCTACCGGACGCCCACCTATAGCTGTTACCCTAAGGATTCATGGGCCGCATTGTGCAAGAAACTATTTGTAGGAGAACTTATTTACCCCTGGAAGCAGAAGACTGACAAGACAGACTAA